One segment of Salvelinus alpinus chromosome 1, SLU_Salpinus.1, whole genome shotgun sequence DNA contains the following:
- the LOC139574178 gene encoding adhesion G protein-coupled receptor L1-like, producing the protein MHELILFVITWVGIVISLVCLAICISTFCFLRGLQTDRNTIHKNLCINLFIAELLFLIGIDKTQYHIACPIFAGLLHFFFLAAFSWMCLEGVQLYLLLVEVFESEYSRKKYYYLCGYCFPALVVGISAAIDYRSYGTKKACWLRVDNYFIWSFIGPVSFVIMLNLVFLMITVHKMTRNSSALKPDSSRLDNIKSWAIGAIALLFLLGLTWSFGLLFINENTVIMAYLFTTFNAFQGMFIFIFHCALQKKVHKEYSKCLRHSYCCSRTSTTSSHGSLKNSALRANNRYYTGNQARHAAAHRQSRIRRMWNDTVRKQTESSFMAGDINSTPSLNRATMGNHLLTNPVLQTRTGTSPYNTLLAESFTPPSPGVFNSTGTFRDPKNTLCKAREPCGMDTLPLNGNFNNSYSLRSVGPVGGGGGSCDFLGGGMGCADTPPPLLNPRGSETLGGDGIRRNLSDAAAFEKMIISELVHNNLRGGGAGGGDRVCGSLARGPPHGGVGRGTGVAVPEPSISLDDDEDFLSREGGHQRTPQDMELLYKALEEPLLLQRAQSVLYQSDPEESESYTADLTESLGHSGHSGHSAGGQGSGGQGPDSPARDSLYTSITNLRDSPYPDSSPEPLEVVPRSAQPPEELYYSSGRPALGSRGAPMQTFYQAPPPRRPSREGEGHPGQEPTHSEGDGQMQLVTSL; encoded by the exons ATGCACGAGTTGATCCTGTTTGTTATCACCTGGGTGGGCATAGTGATCAGCCTGGTGTGCCTGGCTATCTGCATCTCTACCTTTTGCTTCCTGAGGGGCCTGCAGACCGACCGCAACACCATCCACAAGAACCTCTGCATCAACCTCTTCATCGCAGAGCTCCTCTTCCTTATCGGCATCGACAAGACCCAGTACCAC attGCCTGTCCGATCTTTGCTGGGCTGCTTCACTTCTTCTTCCTGGCTGCATTCTCCTGGATGTGTCTGGAGGGGGTGCAGCTCTATCTGTTGCTGGTGGAGGTGTTTGAGAGCGAGTACTCCCGCAAGAAGTACTACTACCTGTGTGGCTACTGCTTCCCAGCTCTGGTGGTGGGCATCTCGGCAGCCATAGACTACCGGAGCTATGGGACCAAGAAAGC GTGCTGGTTGCGGGTGGATAACTACTTCATCTGGAGCTTCATTGGCCCTGTTTCTTTTGTTATTATG CTGAACCTGGTGTTCCTCATGATCACCGTGCACAAGATGACCCGCAACTCCTCTGCCCTAAAACCTGACTCCAGTCGCCTCGACAACATCAA GTCATGGGCTATTGGGGCCATCGCCCTGCTCTTCCTGCTTGGTCTGACCTGGTCCTTCGGCCTCCTCTTCATCAACGAGAACACGGTCATCATGGCCTACCTCTTCACCACCTTCAACGCCTTCCAGGGCAtgttcatcttcatcttccaCTGCGCCCTGCAGAAAAAG GTCCATAAGGAGTACAGTAAGTGTCTGCGTCACTCGTACTGCTGCAGCCGTACCTCCACCACCAGCTCCCACGGCTCCCTGAAGAACTCTGCCCTGCGTGCCAACAACCGCTACTACACTGGCAACCAGGCCCGCCACGCTGCCGCACACAGACAA AGTCGGATCCGCAGGATGTGGAACGACACGGTTCGGAAGCAGACGGAATCTTCCTTCATGGCGGGAGACATCAACAGTACTCCTTCACTCAACCGTG CCACCATGGGAAACCACCTCCTGACCAACCCAGTGTTACAGACCCGTACCGGCACCTCTCCCTACAACACCCTACTGGCTGAGAGCTTCACTCCCCCTTCTCCTGGGGTCTTCAACTCCACCG GAACCTTCCGTGACCCAA AGAACACTCTGTGTAAGGCCCGTGAACCATGTGGTATGGACACCCTGCCCCTCAATGGTAACTTCAACAACAGCTACTCCCTCCGCAGCGTGGGGCCGGTGGGCGGCGGCGGGGGCAGCTGTGACTTCCTGGGCGGGGGCATGGGGTGTGCagacaccccccctcccctcctcaaccCCCGCGGGTCTGAGACCCTGGGCGGTGACGGAATACGGCGCAACCTGTCTGACGCAGCTGCCTTCGAGAAGATGATCATCTCTGAGCTGGTGCACAACAACCTGCGTGGGGGAGGAGCTGGGGGCGGGGATAGGGTCTGTGGTAGTCTGGCGAGGGGCCCTCCTCACGGCGGAGTAGGCCGAGGCACGGGAGTAGCTGTGCCAGAGCCGAGCATCAGCCTAGACGACGACGAGGACTTCCTGTCCAGAGAAGGCGGACACCAGAGGACGCCGCAGGACATGGAGCTGCTCTACAAAGCCCTGGAGGAGCCGCTGCTGCTGCAGAGAGCCCAGTCTGTCCTTTACCAGTCTGACCCCGAGGAGTCAGAGAGCTACACGGCCGACCTCACAGAGAGCCTGGGCCACAGCGGCCACAGTGGGCACAGCGCCGGAGGCCAGGGGTCTGGGGGACAGGGGCCCGACTCTCCCGCCAGGGACTCCCTGTACACCAGCATCACCAACCTGCGAGACTCGCCCTACCCAGACAGTAGCCCCGAGCCCCTGGAGGTGGTGCCCCGCTCGGCCCAGCCCCCTGAGGAGCTCTATTACAGCTCTGGGAGGCCCGCCCTGGGGTCTCGAGGAGCACCCATGCAGACCTTCTACCAGGCCCCGCCCCCCAGGAGGCCcagcagggagggggaggggcatCCCGGCCAGGAGCCCACCCACAGCGAGGGAGATGGACAGATGCAGCTGGTCACCAGCCTGTGA